In the genome of Nitratireductor sp. GISD-1A_MAKvit, the window GCGTCAAGGCTCTTGCTGATGCAGCCCGCGAAGGTGGTCTGAAGTTCTAAATCGTTCGGGCGTTTCTTCTGGAAACGCCCGGATTATCATTATCAAACCCGTGCTTCCGGAAAAGAACAAGGAAAAGGGCAATGGCACAAGGACGTAGGGACGACCGTCGCGATCGTGATGAACGCGACAGCGAGTTCGTCGACAAGCTTGTACATATCAATCGCGTCGCCAAAGTGGTGAAGGGTGGTCGTCGTTTCGGCTTCGCCGCACTCGTGGTGGTTGGCGATCAGAAGGGGCCGCGTTGGCTTCGGTCATGGCAAGGCGCGTGAGGTGCCGGAAGCTATCCGCAAAGCCACCGAGAGTGCCAAGCGCGACATGGTGTTTGTGCCGCTGCGCGGTGGACGTACGCTCCATCACGATGTTGCAGGCCGCCACGGCGCGGGCCGCGTGTTCCTGCGTGCTGCAAAGCCCGGTACCGGTATCATCGCCGGTGGTCCGATGCGCGCCGTTTTCGAGACGCTGGGCGTTCAGGACGTGGTTGCCAAGTCGCTGGGCTCCTCGAACCCCTACAACATGGTTCGCGCGACCTTCGATGCCCTGAAGCATCAGTTGCATCCCAAGGACGTTGCTGCTCAGCGCGGCATTAAATATTCCACGCTTCAGGCACGCCGTGGCGCTGCCGCAGGCGGCGAGGAATAAGGATCACGGCTGATCGGTCCATCATTGGATGGGCCTGGATCGCCCAGGTTTGCAAGGATTGATGAAGATGGCAGAGAAGAAGAAGGGCAAGACGGTCACCGTTGAGCAGATCGGCAGCCCCATTCGCCGCCCGGCCAGCCAGCGTCAGACGCTGATCGGCCTTGGTTTGAACAAGATGCACCGTCGCTCCACGCTCGAGGACACCCCCTCCGTGCGTGGCATGATTGCGTCCGTGCAGCATCTCGTCCGCGTAGTGGACGAGGCCTGAGGATCCCAGGAGAGACATGATGAAACTCAACGAACTCAGGGACAAGGAAGGCGCCACCAAATCGCGCAAGCGTGTTGGTCGCGGCATCGGCTCGGGCACCGGCAAGACCGGCGGTCGTGGCGTAAAGGGCCAGAAGTCGCGCTCCGGCGTTTCGATCAATGGCTTCGAGGGTGGTCAGATGCCACTCTACCGCCGCCTTCCCAAGCGCGGTTTCAAGAACATTTTCGGCAAGGACTTCAACGAAGTCTCCGTTGGCCGCATCCAGGCCGCGATCGATGCCAAGAAGCTTGACGAAAAGGCC includes:
- the rpmD gene encoding 50S ribosomal protein L30; this translates as MAEKKKGKTVTVEQIGSPIRRPASQRQTLIGLGLNKMHRRSTLEDTPSVRGMIASVQHLVRVVDEA
- the rplO gene encoding 50S ribosomal protein L15; translation: MKLNELRDKEGATKSRKRVGRGIGSGTGKTGGRGVKGQKSRSGVSINGFEGGQMPLYRRLPKRGFKNIFGKDFNEVSVGRIQAAIDAKKLDEKAVIDVAALIAAGVVRRARDGVRVLSDGELKSKVTLEVAGASKAAIEKIEKAGGSVKLPEAAAE